TACTCATtagatattttttcctcAGAAATGTTTAATGAATCGAATTATCATATGCTAATTTCTCTGTTTGAATTGTATATAGCTATGAATACTTTAAAAACTATGAATTCTCATTCCTTtagtaaattatataaactttataacaaaaagtatataagTTTTGAAAAGAATCTTAcgttttatattaataatttaagaaatgaaataaaacaaaaagccAATGAAATCGATAATGAAATTGATAATGAAGCaaacaaagaaaaatttgatgaacaaattaaaatacaaaattattattactataaaGAGGAATTAGTAAAACGTAAAAACATTGAGGGAGAGTTgctatcaaaaataaaaaatttagaagATTGTATTGAGGCAAATAAAAGGTCACGTGAAATAAGAGATCTTCTAAGAAATTCacgaaataataatgaaccaaatgataatttagcagacaatattaattttatattctcaTTTTTGCAAAATGAAGGGACTTATAAATTAGAtcattcaaaaaaaaaggaataagAAAAGGTtgattatgttttttatatccatttattaattaattcccccaattttcaaaaaatgataattcaAAATTGTTGTTTTTGAAACAACCGTACTATgctctatttttttgtgtcataaaatgcatatttgcatattatattaatatttattttttttgtaaactttatttaatattataaattatattaaatgcatatcaaataaatattaagtcaaaaaattaaaaaagagaaaaaaagaaaaatgaataaaacacaaatataccatataaaaaataggatattaattaaaagtaAACATTTGTCTTTTTCGCAGTCTTCCACATAAACACATTTATATTCctatcatataatattatttttattatgtaattCTAAATACACCATGGGTTTCTTTAAAGCTCGTTTTCCACGAGCTCAAAATTCGgtgtttttttcatcattataaataaatggtctccctttaaaaattcaaataacttgtatttctgtttttttctttggTGCAATCGCCCTCGAAAGGTGTTGATATTCCTCTGGTATATCAGAGTCAGactcaaaaaatatatatgataaggTAATCTTTTCTAAGTTTTTTAATCGAGAATCATTTAAAATCTCAGGgtctataaaaaataaaactggCAAATCAATTTCTTCATTTGCATTTAGCATTTGTTCttcaaaacaaaaacaTTGAATTTTATTGAAATACAGACCAGCTTCATCTGGTAACACATGATATAATGCTATCCCAATAACTGGCTTGTCAAGTAAATTTTTAGCCTTATAAAATGCTAATACTGTTTCCCCGGGCTTCACAATAATACTTTTTTGCTCTGGTTTAAATGCCCAAGGCATATTAGATTGGCTTGTAAAATTTACTTCAATTAACCTATctttatttacttttttattaaaaagttcACTTATATCAAACGTCTTTTGTGTAGTTCCTCCATAACCCGTTGATTGGCAAAACAATTGATACAATGGCACAAAGGCAAAGGATAAACCAAACATAAGCCCTGAcatagataaaaataagtagGGAGTTACAAACTTTTCCCTTTTGCTTggtacaaaaaaaatattttttacattattttttcttttaatatttaatctactaaaaaaaaatttaaatttattcatttttctatatGTTACATTATTCCCAAACGGaatgaaatataaagaaaagggctttaaaaaattggagGAAaccaatataaaaaaaaagtatgttATTATGAACTAAATTTTAAGCTTtcatatgttttatattcataataatttgtaagaaaaaaaatataaataaaatataaaaatataaagttaaaattaatttctataaaaatattattatgtgcACATTATATCGTattgtaaaaatgatatttaattttgcgAGAAAAATACATCGCTTTGCTCATTTTACTAGTgttacataaatttttatgtaccCCAAAAATATGTTCGCCGATTATATGGtgactttatttttattatgacaAAATCAATTTTGCTTAATTTCATCAATGTAGAAAAAAGCTATATCGTTATtacttattatatattgaatGTGTAGATTTTCATGATACATATAAAAGTTTAATGGTAAGCAATGTACGAAACAACACTACACATGAgctagtaataataaacaaacaTCTTCATTCATTAAAATGAgataaagtatatatatcccaaaaaacaaaacgaaaaaataatacacaacgaatataaaaatgagtAATATGCATCTTTACTAATGCgctattaaataaaaatggaatatataaattatatctaTTTAATTGATagacattaaaaatataaaatgtccatgcatatgtatattcatGAGAACAAGCTctctttataaaatatcatatagaaaattatattattcacacaaaataatttctataaatatgtgCAAAATATATCTTACCCTGCACAATAATATTGATTTATGgacttaaaaaatgatgtatATATACCCATGTTAGGTAATAGCTTCTCAAACGATTCAATGGCACTTCCTTGTttattgtataaatataaaaccgGTATTATCATccagtatatatataataagggGAAAATGTGCAATGGCACAATTACAGACTCATGCGgttctttattattcaaGTTGCTGAATGGCTTTCATATGCTTGTTGGAAAAATATCTAGGGCATACACTTGTTAGCCACAATGCATCAATAATAGATGCATGCTTCATAAAAATCTCGGAACCATTGTTTGAGTACAGatctatatatacaatgaATTTTCTTTCAGTATAATTTGACTCATTCAGAATAGATAAAGGGTCGagggaaaataatatgttttcgctttttttatttaataatttatatttattatcatttaccACTTTTGCaacattataataaaaagaggATATTTTTGCTTTAAAAATAGATTCTATGTTCTCACATTTCTCCATTGGTATACCAAATTTGTTCaatatgtattttaatttgttgaAAAAGCGCTCAGCCTTTTTTAAGGATGTGTAATTTAAGAAGTTATCAtgacaatatttttttttattctttgcATCAACAAAGctttgaaatatattatagaaACTTAAAATATCACTTTCTTCAGCCATTAAAGATAATCGCATAACTTTTAATCGTTTTATGCTGCTACCATTATTGTTGTATACAAAAATCGGGTCATTAATTAACatactaataataatgcaaaCTTCGTAAACACATTTATACtttatactatttattaaaaaaatactgtATTTAAACTTTAAAG
This region of Plasmodium chabaudi chabaudi strain AS genome assembly, chromosome: 13 genomic DNA includes:
- a CDS encoding cytochrome c oxidase assembly protein COX11, putative, with amino-acid sequence MNKFKFFFSRLNIKRKNNVKNIFFVPSKREKFVTPYLFLSMSGLMFGLSFAFVPLYQLFCQSTGYGGTTQKTFDISELFNKKVNKDRLIEVNFTSQSNMPWAFKPEQKSIIVKPGETVLAFYKAKNLLDKPVIGIALYHVLPDEAGLYFNKIQCFCFEEQMLNANEEIDLPVLFFIDPEILNDSRLKNLEKITLSYIFFESDSDIPEEYQHLSRAIAPKKKTEIQVI